Proteins from a genomic interval of Stenotrophomonas sp. WZN-1:
- a CDS encoding transporter substrate-binding domain-containing protein yields the protein MPLALPGSAYLRGWIDMVWLVLLAVCTTNSASAQPIQLTRAEWEWIAAHPTIRVTSDAQLPPLEYLRDGKLGGLSAEYLELISKRTGLHFEFTPANSWDAAQSLVIDHQADMLVNAMPDRLSEPTKQAVQLSRPYLVAYSVVFSRPQHPNVWSMADLAGKRVAARTQGQYADVLQMKFPDIKVVKVPTPRDAFQMVMDGKADAAMGTTMTFVPFITRREESELYISRPEIGMAMTAQFATRKDWPELHAIIEKALSSVSTAEESSIREEWLRSEDFGAPTLKAVLQYNWPWVAAISMLILTLAVVARWAMRARRAALEGERVKARFLATMSHEIRTPINVVLGAIEVLADEAVEDRQRALVKAAEQAAEALTGLLDNVLDLSKLDEGKMQLERVPVEIGALARSLASLFSRDLQQRGIDLHLDLPAGEHWLMIDPTRLRQVLMNLLGNARKFTERGSITLAIAVVREHGTTWLDSVVSDTGCGIPAPLQAGIFDPYTQADGSVSRRYGGTGLGLAICKELVVLMGGSIELYSEEGEGTTVSLRIPVEPAQPAPVAAATHAGTGIARLRVLLVDDHAPNRLVLSEQLSRLGITAETADSAEAAMARLRKGRSLPDVVLMDCFMPEVDGYTACQMIRSSGIAGCDRLPVIAISAATDAAHLKRCHDSGMNGVLKKPIRLTELRGMLALWSGGAVDAGDDAATEALQRQVEASMAVDLHQLLADDVQQLLNALQAADQDQIVFYAHRLHGAAGLVSRHALAATAAAIEEDPMDDRSGSIKRLSDMLEELRQS from the coding sequence ATGCCGCTCGCTCTGCCCGGCTCTGCCTATCTACGCGGCTGGATCGACATGGTCTGGCTCGTCCTGCTGGCCGTATGCACGACCAATAGTGCATCGGCCCAGCCCATTCAGCTCACAAGGGCAGAATGGGAATGGATTGCAGCCCACCCAACCATACGGGTGACCTCCGATGCCCAGTTGCCTCCACTAGAGTATCTTCGCGATGGCAAGCTCGGCGGTTTGTCTGCCGAGTATCTGGAACTCATCAGCAAGCGCACCGGGCTGCATTTCGAATTCACCCCTGCTAATAGTTGGGATGCCGCGCAGAGCTTAGTCATCGATCACCAAGCCGATATGTTGGTCAATGCGATGCCCGACCGTCTGTCAGAGCCGACCAAGCAAGCAGTACAGCTCTCGCGCCCTTACTTGGTGGCCTACAGCGTGGTGTTCAGCAGGCCGCAGCATCCGAACGTATGGAGCATGGCCGATCTGGCGGGGAAAAGGGTTGCTGCGCGCACCCAAGGGCAATACGCCGATGTCTTGCAGATGAAGTTTCCGGATATCAAGGTAGTGAAGGTGCCAACACCTCGGGATGCCTTCCAGATGGTGATGGATGGCAAAGCGGATGCAGCCATGGGCACGACCATGACGTTTGTGCCTTTCATAACCCGCCGCGAAGAAAGCGAGCTCTATATCTCCCGCCCGGAGATCGGAATGGCGATGACGGCCCAGTTCGCCACGCGGAAGGACTGGCCGGAGTTGCATGCGATCATTGAGAAAGCACTGTCGTCGGTGTCCACCGCAGAAGAATCCAGCATCCGCGAAGAGTGGCTACGTAGCGAGGACTTCGGTGCCCCTACGCTAAAGGCCGTATTGCAGTACAACTGGCCATGGGTCGCTGCCATCTCCATGTTAATTCTCACCCTGGCCGTCGTCGCCCGTTGGGCCATGCGCGCGCGTCGCGCTGCCCTCGAGGGGGAGCGCGTCAAGGCGCGGTTCCTGGCGACTATGAGCCATGAAATTCGCACACCTATCAACGTCGTGCTGGGTGCTATCGAGGTGCTGGCGGACGAGGCGGTCGAAGACCGTCAAAGAGCGCTTGTGAAAGCTGCTGAGCAGGCTGCTGAGGCACTCACCGGGCTGCTCGACAATGTGCTGGACCTGTCCAAGCTGGACGAAGGTAAGATGCAGCTGGAAAGGGTGCCGGTGGAGATCGGCGCGCTGGCCCGCAGCCTCGCGTCCCTGTTCAGCCGCGATCTGCAGCAGCGCGGCATTGACCTGCACCTGGATTTGCCTGCGGGCGAACACTGGCTGATGATCGACCCTACCCGCCTGCGCCAAGTGTTGATGAATTTGCTGGGCAACGCCCGCAAGTTCACCGAACGCGGCAGCATCACCCTTGCCATTGCTGTAGTCAGGGAGCACGGCACGACGTGGTTGGATTCGGTAGTTAGCGATACCGGTTGCGGCATTCCAGCCCCCCTCCAGGCCGGCATATTCGACCCTTACACCCAAGCTGACGGCAGCGTGTCTCGCCGGTACGGTGGCACCGGGCTAGGACTCGCAATTTGCAAGGAATTGGTGGTTCTAATGGGCGGGAGCATCGAACTGTACAGCGAAGAAGGCGAAGGTACCACGGTAAGCCTGCGCATTCCGGTGGAACCTGCGCAGCCAGCGCCGGTCGCTGCAGCAACCCACGCCGGCACCGGCATCGCCCGGCTACGCGTCCTGTTGGTGGATGATCACGCGCCGAACCGGCTTGTGCTGAGTGAGCAGCTGTCTCGGCTTGGCATCACCGCCGAAACTGCCGACAGCGCGGAGGCCGCAATGGCGCGCCTTCGCAAAGGTCGCAGCCTCCCCGATGTCGTGCTAATGGATTGCTTCATGCCAGAAGTGGATGGCTACACTGCCTGCCAAATGATCCGGTCATCAGGCATTGCGGGCTGCGACCGCTTGCCGGTGATCGCGATTTCCGCCGCGACCGATGCTGCGCATCTAAAGCGCTGCCACGACAGTGGCATGAACGGCGTGCTGAAGAAGCCGATTCGCCTGACTGAGCTGCGCGGCATGTTGGCCTTATGGAGCGGTGGTGCGGTAGATGCAGGCGATGATGCTGCTACTGAGGCGCTGCAGCGCCAAGTGGAGGCCTCTATGGCGGTTGATCTCCATCAACTACTGGCAGATGACGTGCAGCAACTGCTGAATGCGCTGCAGGCAGCGGATCAGGACCAGATCGTGTTTTATGCGCATAGACTGCACGGCGCCGCGGGCTTGGTTAGTAGGCACGCGCTTGCCGCAACGGCGGCGGCTATCGAGGAAGATCCGATGGACGATCGGAGTGGTTCCATCAAACGTCTATCAGACATGCTTGAGGAACTGCGTCAGTCCTGA
- a CDS encoding response regulator transcription factor, giving the protein MRLDTQHTVALLDDHEFVRHALASCLGAIDGLQVLGSYSSGAELIAHLSARRVDVVLMDFMLGPSEIDGFNLIRALSVRFPGIRLLVMSAHYTPATVSLSLQAGAAGFIGKRQPLAELLKAVRSVAGGGVYLHPDMEEALKIYRGHEATCPLPAEPPTAEAMPGHAAHRLSKHKLSPREQEVIRCFLEGLSVNEIAAKFSRNANTISTQKKSAFRKLGIKNNNELFRIHLQTNSD; this is encoded by the coding sequence ATGCGACTCGACACCCAACATACGGTGGCCCTGCTAGATGATCACGAATTCGTCCGTCATGCCTTGGCCAGCTGCCTCGGGGCCATAGATGGTCTTCAGGTGCTGGGTTCCTACAGCAGCGGCGCCGAGCTGATCGCTCACCTATCCGCGCGCCGAGTAGATGTGGTGCTAATGGATTTCATGCTGGGCCCATCAGAGATAGACGGCTTCAACTTGATCCGCGCGCTCAGCGTGCGCTTTCCCGGCATCAGGTTACTGGTGATGTCTGCGCACTACACACCGGCCACCGTATCGCTGTCACTGCAGGCGGGTGCGGCAGGTTTCATCGGCAAGCGTCAACCGCTTGCCGAGCTGCTGAAGGCGGTCCGAAGCGTAGCCGGGGGCGGTGTCTACCTGCACCCGGACATGGAAGAGGCGCTGAAGATCTATCGCGGTCATGAGGCCACTTGCCCCCTGCCGGCCGAACCGCCGACGGCCGAGGCCATGCCGGGCCACGCTGCGCACCGGCTCTCCAAGCACAAGCTATCGCCGCGTGAACAGGAGGTCATCCGATGTTTCCTGGAGGGCCTGTCGGTGAATGAGATCGCGGCCAAATTCTCGCGCAATGCCAATACCATCAGCACCCAAAAAAAGTCCGCCTTCCGCAAGCTGGGCATTAAGAATAACAACGAACTGTTCCGCATCCATCTCCAGACGAACAGCGACTGA
- a CDS encoding S8 family peptidase, with translation MKRAIRTLCSTAVAIGLAIPLANAAPPMLRKPLKIDAATAFVPQQLIVKYKAGTRLAHGDVLLLDRLQAAASRTRAAWPAGTVAPLQFTVLRGTATGARLVRASRGLRAAEADALLTELRRDPDLQYAQLDTLKQRLDSLPNDPELPTRQWDMSQAGVGIAAPAAWDHSQGDGVIVAVLDTGYLPHRDLTANIVPGYDMISEYGQPPNGWDIAGDGDGRDADATDVGDWTDASMPWCGGESESSWHGTHVAGTVAAVGNNGVDIAGVAYKARVQPVRVLGHCGGLTSDIADAIVWAAGGHVEGVPDNATPAEVINMSLGGSGVCKGDSATQEAIDFAISRGVAVVVAAGNSSADVKNFSPASCNGVVAVGASGVNGGRSYFSNYGLGVTLSAPGGNASAGNDPIDRWIWSLGDSGATVATNDNALIGMIGTSQASPHVAGVVALMQAAAVAAGRAPLTPAQVTQLLRSTAQPFLVVPSPTTPMGAGIVDAGAAVKAAMEDIIDDPAKVLVSGQTVGGQSGGAGQSLLYKIEVPSGSRSLQLRSFGGVGNVSLYASAGEKPTLDKYQRKSLKPGNGEAIVVNLPTAGTWYLRLVGEQGFSGVSVLGVQQ, from the coding sequence TTGAAGAGAGCAATCCGTACGCTTTGTTCCACCGCCGTTGCGATCGGCCTGGCCATCCCGCTGGCCAACGCGGCGCCGCCGATGCTGCGCAAGCCCTTAAAAATCGATGCCGCGACCGCGTTTGTACCGCAGCAGCTAATCGTCAAGTACAAGGCGGGTACACGCCTGGCGCACGGCGATGTACTGCTGCTCGACCGCTTGCAGGCAGCTGCCAGCCGGACCCGTGCCGCTTGGCCGGCTGGTACGGTTGCGCCACTGCAGTTCACGGTGCTGCGTGGCACCGCCACCGGTGCGCGGCTGGTGCGGGCCTCGCGCGGACTGCGGGCCGCCGAGGCCGATGCACTGTTGACCGAACTGCGCCGCGATCCAGACCTGCAGTACGCCCAGCTGGACACGCTCAAGCAGCGCCTGGACAGCCTACCCAACGACCCGGAACTGCCGACCCGGCAGTGGGACATGAGTCAGGCTGGCGTGGGTATCGCCGCACCGGCCGCCTGGGACCACAGCCAGGGCGATGGCGTGATCGTGGCGGTGCTGGACACCGGCTACCTGCCGCATCGCGACCTTACCGCCAACATCGTGCCCGGCTATGACATGATCAGCGAGTATGGGCAGCCGCCGAACGGCTGGGACATCGCCGGCGATGGCGATGGCCGTGATGCCGACGCTACCGATGTAGGCGACTGGACCGACGCCAGCATGCCGTGGTGCGGCGGCGAGAGTGAAAGTTCCTGGCACGGCACCCATGTGGCCGGCACGGTGGCGGCGGTCGGCAACAATGGCGTGGATATTGCCGGTGTCGCTTACAAGGCCAGGGTGCAGCCGGTGCGTGTGCTCGGTCATTGCGGCGGACTGACCTCGGACATCGCAGATGCCATCGTCTGGGCCGCAGGAGGCCATGTCGAAGGTGTGCCGGACAATGCGACGCCGGCCGAGGTAATCAACATGAGCTTGGGGGGCTCCGGTGTCTGCAAGGGGGACTCGGCAACCCAAGAGGCAATCGATTTCGCGATTTCGCGCGGGGTCGCGGTAGTGGTCGCCGCCGGCAACAGTAGCGCCGATGTGAAGAACTTCTCGCCAGCAAGCTGTAACGGTGTGGTCGCTGTCGGTGCCAGCGGAGTCAATGGCGGTCGTTCGTACTTCTCCAACTACGGATTGGGCGTCACCCTGTCCGCACCAGGTGGCAATGCCAGCGCCGGCAACGATCCGATCGATCGCTGGATCTGGTCGCTGGGTGACTCCGGTGCCACCGTGGCGACCAACGACAATGCTCTGATTGGCATGATCGGTACCTCGCAGGCCAGTCCGCACGTGGCCGGCGTGGTGGCGTTGATGCAAGCCGCCGCGGTTGCTGCTGGTCGCGCTCCGCTGACCCCTGCGCAGGTCACCCAGCTGCTGCGCAGCACCGCCCAGCCGTTCCTGGTGGTGCCGTCGCCGACCACGCCGATGGGCGCGGGCATCGTTGATGCCGGTGCGGCGGTGAAGGCGGCTATGGAGGACATCATCGACGATCCCGCCAAGGTGCTGGTCAGTGGCCAGACGGTCGGCGGCCAGAGCGGCGGTGCCGGCCAGAGCCTGCTGTACAAGATAGAGGTGCCTTCCGGTAGCAGAAGCTTGCAGCTGCGCAGTTTCGGCGGTGTGGGCAACGTCTCGCTGTATGCGTCCGCCGGCGAAAAACCGACCTTGGACAAGTACCAGCGCAAGTCGCTCAAGCCGGGCAACGGCGAGGCCATCGTGGTCAATCTGCCCACTGCCGGAACTTGGTACCTGCGCCTGGTCGGCGAGCAGGGCTTCAGCGGCGTCAGCGTGCTGGGCGTGCAGCAGTAA
- a CDS encoding ESPR-type extended signal peptide-containing protein: MNKIFRRVWNRALQQLVVTSELARGCGSAGGSSGRVVLCLLASALLMPAWAAERQNSGAPLCAEDTLDCGGVRCAAARTDCHYLDVNGAGGADHYLSVSGVGDGSDDAQASGRNGSAVGPGAKADGDNSSSFGRRAKAEGDDSLALGNDSRARGDAATALGSDAKADGDSSVAIGDSAFAGSEGALALGDHANASHEDASAIGSRSSASGMGAAAVGADSLASGAHSVALGAESVASGAAATALGAGSTATGAGSSSFGTGASASGDASVAIGADATANGGNAAALGRQAMANGEGSLVLGNRARAEADQAIALGENARAGGAGSLALGAQSLAAGEDALALGSDSQALADNSVALGADAVADRDNSISIGSTGNERQITNLAAGTADTDAVNLAQLKEVAEDSAEASHFLSVNGRGNGSDDAHASGERATSVGPSAYAVGHGSSAFGDNAFSEGHDSVAIGSESNAYGNRSLAIGAFSTAAKAGGLAIGGRSQVFDENGIALGTSSGALGQAASAIGYKAWALGDGVVALGESARATGDGGIAIGQDAMVIGDHAVALGSDSLASGEDAMALGHNAVADRDYSTALGSGSYAAGVGASALGSGAVALADGSTALGEGSLATGEGSLAAGRNAQAQSSDSLAMGSSALATADNSVAIGKDALARGQSSIAIGEGSNSKGDKSTAVGLGSISGGVGSSAFGTGALAHGDESVAVGDALAVGEGSAAMGRSAWADGLSSVAIGDLALAFGDYAIAIGDFAQVGGDSSIGIGNGTYAGPANAVAIGKNAWAGSEGSVAVGKDAWVRKEAESAIALGAGSIADRSHSVSVGRLGNERQITNVAAGTEDTDAVNLAQLKAVADGAAEASHYLSVNGADNGSDDALAVGDNAAAIGTNAYAGGDASVAMGNQAVAGADRSTAVGSDSYADGEGSTALGNGATALGETSVAVGYGSVANGWDSVAMGSHAQASGTNAVALGYASKAESDGSTAINTGQEEGMWAGATPGVGRNSGGAVAMGMGASVGADAAGAIALGLSATVAKGAEQGIAMGVGSYVADNQGIAIGGLGVDDTEHLRPTYAGGEGSVALGVGATTWTDHATAVGAFAEVTADNATALGTNSLADRDNSVSVGRAGDERQITNVAAGTEDTDAVNKGQMDQAIADVGGGMEELEKSAVKYDNPDRKDKVSLEGEKGTKIANLKAGTALDEATNVEQLQGAVTALGGGAYMGSDGKIIGPQYQIQGGTYSNVGGALDALDDAVNNLDDRISDVEDGKSPGNAGSGGTKDKPVDPIADYGNDEGPDTGPENSPPGGSGNGTYDQDTYNESKKYADETADRTLDSAKSYTDKKFDMMDDKFDALRNDVDNRLRNQDKRIDKMGAMNSAMMSMAINAANTRSERGRVGVGAGFQGSEKALSIGYSKQIGERASFSLGGSFSGSESSAGIGFGIDL, translated from the coding sequence ATGAACAAGATCTTTCGTCGTGTCTGGAACCGTGCCTTGCAGCAGTTGGTCGTCACCTCCGAACTGGCCCGCGGTTGTGGTAGTGCCGGCGGTAGCAGCGGTCGCGTGGTGCTCTGCTTGTTGGCTAGCGCGCTGTTGATGCCGGCTTGGGCGGCCGAGCGGCAGAACAGCGGAGCCCCGCTATGCGCCGAAGACACATTGGATTGCGGCGGCGTGCGGTGCGCGGCGGCCCGCACGGACTGTCACTACTTGGACGTCAACGGCGCCGGTGGTGCGGACCATTACCTGTCGGTGAGCGGAGTCGGTGACGGCAGCGACGATGCGCAGGCGAGCGGCCGTAATGGCAGTGCGGTAGGCCCTGGCGCCAAGGCCGACGGTGATAACAGCAGCTCGTTCGGTCGCCGTGCCAAGGCAGAAGGCGATGACAGCTTGGCGTTGGGCAACGATAGCCGCGCTCGCGGCGATGCAGCAACGGCGCTGGGCAGCGACGCCAAGGCCGACGGCGACAGCAGCGTAGCAATCGGTGACAGCGCCTTTGCGGGGAGCGAAGGTGCGTTGGCGTTGGGTGACCACGCCAACGCTTCGCATGAAGACGCCAGCGCTATCGGTAGCCGCAGTTCGGCTTCCGGTATGGGCGCAGCGGCAGTTGGCGCTGACAGCCTCGCCAGCGGCGCTCACAGTGTCGCGCTGGGTGCCGAGTCCGTCGCCAGTGGCGCCGCAGCGACGGCCTTGGGCGCTGGTAGCACCGCCACGGGCGCGGGCAGCAGTTCGTTCGGCACCGGTGCCAGTGCCAGCGGCGATGCCTCGGTGGCGATTGGCGCAGATGCTACGGCCAACGGCGGGAATGCTGCTGCTTTGGGGCGCCAAGCGATGGCCAACGGCGAAGGTTCGCTGGTACTGGGCAACCGGGCCAGGGCCGAAGCCGACCAGGCTATCGCACTCGGTGAAAATGCTCGTGCCGGTGGCGCGGGCAGCCTTGCACTCGGTGCACAATCGTTGGCTGCTGGTGAGGACGCGTTGGCGCTGGGCAGTGATTCGCAGGCATTGGCTGACAACAGCGTGGCGCTGGGCGCCGACGCGGTCGCCGATCGTGACAACAGCATCTCAATTGGCAGCACTGGCAACGAACGCCAAATCACTAATCTGGCTGCCGGTACCGCCGATACCGATGCGGTCAACTTGGCTCAGTTGAAGGAGGTGGCCGAAGACAGTGCCGAGGCCAGCCACTTCCTGTCGGTCAATGGCCGTGGCAATGGTAGCGACGACGCGCATGCCTCCGGTGAGCGGGCTACCTCCGTCGGACCCAGCGCGTATGCGGTGGGGCACGGCAGCAGTGCCTTCGGTGACAACGCCTTCTCCGAAGGCCACGACTCCGTGGCGATCGGTAGCGAGAGCAACGCCTATGGCAACCGCAGCTTGGCCATCGGTGCTTTCAGTACGGCCGCCAAGGCTGGTGGCCTCGCCATCGGTGGGCGCTCCCAGGTGTTCGATGAGAATGGCATTGCACTGGGCACCAGCAGTGGCGCGCTCGGCCAGGCTGCGTCGGCAATTGGCTACAAGGCCTGGGCACTGGGCGATGGCGTTGTTGCGCTTGGCGAAAGCGCGCGTGCGACAGGTGACGGCGGCATTGCCATCGGTCAGGACGCCATGGTCATCGGTGACCATGCCGTGGCGCTTGGCAGCGATTCCTTGGCCTCTGGAGAGGATGCGATGGCACTGGGCCACAACGCGGTCGCCGATAGGGATTACAGCACCGCACTGGGCAGTGGGAGCTATGCCGCCGGCGTCGGGGCATCGGCCTTGGGCAGCGGCGCGGTCGCATTGGCCGATGGCAGCACCGCACTGGGCGAGGGCAGCCTCGCCACCGGCGAGGGCAGCCTGGCCGCTGGCCGAAACGCACAGGCACAGAGCAGTGATAGTTTGGCGATGGGCAGCTCGGCGCTGGCTACCGCCGACAACAGCGTGGCGATCGGCAAGGATGCGCTCGCGCGCGGGCAATCCAGTATCGCCATCGGTGAGGGCAGCAACTCCAAGGGCGATAAGTCTACGGCGGTCGGGCTGGGTTCGATTTCCGGCGGCGTTGGCAGCAGCGCCTTCGGTACGGGGGCATTGGCGCACGGGGATGAGTCCGTGGCAGTCGGCGATGCGTTGGCTGTGGGCGAAGGTTCGGCCGCGATGGGTCGCAGTGCTTGGGCCGATGGGCTCAGTTCAGTGGCCATCGGGGATCTAGCGTTGGCATTCGGTGACTACGCCATCGCCATCGGTGACTTTGCACAGGTTGGCGGCGACAGCAGCATCGGTATCGGCAATGGAACGTACGCCGGCCCCGCCAACGCCGTGGCCATCGGCAAAAACGCTTGGGCCGGTAGCGAAGGGAGCGTTGCGGTTGGTAAAGATGCCTGGGTCAGGAAGGAGGCCGAGAGCGCCATCGCACTGGGTGCGGGCTCAATTGCCGACCGCTCTCACAGCGTCTCGGTGGGCCGCCTCGGCAACGAGCGCCAGATCACCAATGTGGCTGCAGGCACCGAGGATACCGATGCGGTCAACCTGGCGCAGTTGAAGGCGGTAGCCGATGGCGCGGCCGAGGCCAGCCACTATCTGTCGGTAAACGGCGCCGACAATGGCAGCGATGACGCGCTGGCCGTCGGCGACAATGCCGCTGCTATAGGCACCAATGCCTATGCCGGCGGCGATGCCTCGGTAGCGATGGGCAACCAGGCCGTGGCCGGAGCTGACCGCAGCACCGCCGTTGGCAGCGACAGCTATGCCGACGGTGAGGGCAGCACAGCGCTCGGCAATGGTGCCACCGCGCTGGGTGAAACCTCGGTGGCGGTGGGCTATGGCAGCGTTGCCAACGGCTGGGATTCAGTGGCGATGGGATCCCATGCGCAGGCATCGGGTACCAACGCCGTCGCGCTGGGTTATGCCTCGAAGGCAGAATCCGATGGCTCCACCGCCATCAATACTGGCCAAGAAGAAGGTATGTGGGCAGGTGCCACCCCCGGGGTCGGCAGGAACTCCGGTGGCGCCGTGGCGATGGGCATGGGCGCCTCCGTGGGTGCCGATGCAGCTGGTGCCATTGCACTTGGCCTGAGTGCCACCGTAGCTAAGGGTGCCGAACAGGGCATCGCGATGGGCGTGGGCAGCTATGTGGCCGACAACCAAGGCATCGCCATCGGCGGCCTGGGCGTAGATGACACCGAGCACCTGCGTCCAACCTACGCCGGCGGCGAAGGCTCGGTGGCGCTGGGCGTCGGTGCCACCACCTGGACCGACCATGCCACCGCTGTCGGTGCGTTCGCGGAAGTGACCGCCGACAACGCGACCGCGTTGGGCACCAACTCGCTGGCCGACCGTGACAACTCGGTCTCGGTGGGACGTGCAGGTGACGAGCGCCAAATCACCAACGTCGCTGCCGGTACCGAAGACACCGATGCGGTCAACAAGGGCCAGATGGACCAAGCCATCGCCGACGTCGGTGGTGGCATGGAAGAGCTGGAGAAGTCGGCGGTGAAGTACGACAACCCCGATCGCAAGGACAAGGTCAGCCTGGAAGGCGAGAAGGGCACCAAGATCGCCAACCTCAAGGCCGGTACCGCGCTGGATGAAGCAACCAACGTCGAGCAGCTGCAGGGCGCGGTCACTGCGCTGGGCGGCGGTGCGTACATGGGGAGCGATGGCAAGATCATCGGGCCGCAGTACCAGATCCAGGGCGGTACCTACAGCAATGTCGGCGGTGCACTGGATGCGCTGGACGATGCGGTCAACAATCTCGATGACCGCATCAGCGATGTCGAGGATGGCAAGAGCCCCGGCAATGCCGGCAGCGGCGGCACCAAGGACAAGCCAGTCGATCCGATCGCCGACTACGGCAATGACGAGGGTCCGGACACTGGCCCCGAGAACAGCCCGCCGGGAGGCTCGGGCAACGGCACCTACGACCAGGACACCTACAACGAGTCCAAGAAGTACGCCGATGAAACCGCTGACAGGACCCTGGATTCGGCCAAGTCCTACACCGACAAGAAGTTCGACATGATGGACGACAAGTTCGATGCGCTGCGCAACGACGTCGACAACCGCCTGAGGAACCAGGACAAGCGCATCGACAAGATGGGCGCGATGAACTCGGCGATGATGAGCATGGCCATCAACGCCGCCAACACCCGCAGCGAGCGCGGCCGGGTCGGCGTCGGTGCCGGCTTCCAGGGCAGTGAAAAGGCGTTGTCGATCGGCTATTCCAAGCAGATCGGCGAGCGCGCCAGCTTCAGTCTGGGCGGATCGTTCAGTGGCAGCGAGAGTTCAGCCGGCATTGGTTTCGGCATCGATCTGTAA
- a CDS encoding response regulator transcription factor, with amino-acid sequence MDKYRKTCTLSLVTIGVARTMLLLSVIDSLHTAVKIVVLEDDQVLRDCVLLPRLHDYGFEVVGMTAAAELIDGLRRQPVDIAVVDAGLPDADGFELVQSLRRLYPSLGLLMLTGRSSINDQRRGLSNGADAYLVKPVDVGLLAATLHSLARRLRGGQVPSTEAVSDGSWRLDAGGWRLLSPLGCGVALTRSERPLLQQLMAATGEVVLREELIGALTDDVFEFDSHRLDSMIHRLRRKVANRCGLPLPLTSVHGVGYVFIA; translated from the coding sequence TTGGACAAATATCGAAAGACCTGCACGCTGTCTCTGGTTACCATCGGGGTGGCCCGTACTATGTTGCTTCTGAGCGTGATCGATAGCCTACACACTGCAGTGAAGATCGTTGTACTGGAAGATGACCAAGTGTTGCGTGATTGCGTGCTGCTACCGCGCCTGCACGATTATGGTTTCGAGGTCGTCGGGATGACGGCCGCTGCCGAGCTGATCGATGGCCTACGGCGGCAGCCTGTGGACATTGCAGTAGTGGACGCTGGTCTGCCCGATGCAGACGGGTTCGAGCTGGTACAGTCGTTGCGACGGTTGTATCCGTCACTAGGGCTGCTGATGCTCACGGGACGGTCGAGCATCAATGACCAGCGGCGCGGCCTGAGCAACGGCGCAGATGCCTATTTGGTCAAGCCGGTTGACGTCGGCCTACTGGCCGCCACACTGCACAGCCTGGCCCGGCGCCTGCGTGGTGGCCAGGTGCCAAGCACCGAGGCGGTGTCTGATGGCAGTTGGCGGCTGGACGCTGGCGGATGGCGATTGCTATCGCCTCTGGGCTGCGGCGTAGCGCTGACGCGCAGCGAGCGGCCACTGCTGCAGCAACTGATGGCCGCCACCGGTGAAGTGGTGTTGCGCGAAGAACTGATCGGCGCCTTGACCGATGACGTGTTCGAGTTTGATTCCCATCGGCTGGATTCGATGATCCATCGTCTGCGACGCAAGGTCGCCAACAGATGCGGCCTGCCGCTTCCGCTGACCTCGGTACACGGCGTAGGCTACGTGTTCATCGCCTGA
- a CDS encoding response regulator transcription factor, translated as MSARVIIADDHPIVRAGARGIVSGDVSLIVVAEAATPEELMDALAREPCDVLITDLTMPGRQPDGLPMLASVRRKYPNVGIVLFTVSTNSRLLQLAIASGVRCVVNKNAAMEELPQAINAALRGKPYIGQSLQAELNASSEGKRVKEICQLSPREIEVLRLIAAHRTVSEIAQQQNRSVATISHQKISGMRKLGFTTDAELHVFLNSSDFML; from the coding sequence GTGAGTGCCCGTGTGATCATCGCCGATGACCACCCAATCGTCCGTGCAGGTGCACGCGGCATCGTTAGCGGCGACGTGTCGCTCATCGTCGTAGCTGAAGCGGCTACGCCGGAAGAGTTGATGGACGCGTTAGCTCGGGAGCCTTGCGACGTACTGATCACCGACTTAACCATGCCTGGTCGCCAGCCAGATGGCCTGCCGATGCTGGCGTCGGTGCGTCGAAAATACCCGAATGTGGGCATAGTTCTGTTCACAGTCAGCACGAATTCCCGGCTTCTGCAGCTTGCCATTGCTTCGGGTGTCAGATGCGTGGTTAACAAAAACGCGGCGATGGAAGAACTGCCGCAAGCGATCAATGCGGCCCTTCGCGGAAAGCCGTACATCGGACAGTCACTCCAGGCCGAGCTGAACGCAAGCTCGGAGGGCAAGCGAGTAAAGGAAATCTGCCAGCTATCGCCGCGAGAAATCGAGGTGCTACGTTTGATTGCCGCGCATCGAACGGTCAGTGAGATTGCTCAGCAACAGAACCGCAGCGTGGCAACCATAAGTCACCAGAAAATTAGCGGCATGCGCAAGCTGGGCTTTACCACCGACGCGGAGTTGCACGTGTTTCTCAATAGCAGTGATTTCATGCTTTAG